In Poecile atricapillus isolate bPoeAtr1 chromosome W, bPoeAtr1.hap1, whole genome shotgun sequence, one DNA window encodes the following:
- the LOC131591563 gene encoding proline-rich protein HaeIII subfamily 1-like, giving the protein MGKKPSGTGKGGHRAPRPLRAGDVEKGGSPLRPPAQHPPKPGREGRRGRARSPRLSPLSVGVPALHPRPPSQDPGVGSSGGGASQSPPRCGGQVPLHPRRPSRGILRGILRGILPQPPLPGRGGGLLTWERSSLALALQREWPVAPPFSSPPTSGRGEEAEERRLSLEGIPQGAFRRPKVCRGWGKGWGRGGERGRLPGLPAPPPPLSHGCNSGCLDSCSSGCAPLLFPGSDPARRGADQSGRGEVQGEINPSARLSSNPGERLQAAPLARAPFNSRQPQE; this is encoded by the exons ATGGGGAAAAAGCCATCGGGGACCGGGAAAGGGGGACACCGGGCTCCGCGTCCCCTCCGCGCTGGGGATGTGGAGAAGGGGGGCTCCCCGCTGCGCCCTCCCGCCCAGCATCCTCCCAAGCCGGGCCGGGAGGGGCGGAGGGGCCGTGCCCGAAGCCCCCGGCTCAGCCCGCTGTCCGTGGGGGTCCCTGCCCTCCATCCCAGACCCCCTTCCCAGGACCCAGGGGTGGGGAGCAGCGGCGGGGGCgcctcccagagcccccccaggtgtggaGGGCAGGTACCGCTGCATCCCCGCCGGCCCTCCCGGGGCATCCTCCGGGGCATCCTCCGGGGCatcctcccgcagcccccgctgcccgggcggggcggggggctccTTACCTGGGAACGCTCCTCGCTTgctttgg ctttgcaGAGAGAGTGGCCGGTTGCTCCTCCTTTCTCCAGCCCACCCACCtctgggagaggggaggaggcGGAGGAGCGCAGGTTGTCTCTGGAGGGGATCCCCCAAGGCGCTTTTCGTCGTCCTAAAGTTTGCAGGGGATGGGGAAagggatggggacggggagggGAGCGCGGCCGCCTCCCGGGGCTgccagcgccgccgccgccgctctcCCACGGCTGCAACTCCGGCTGCCTGGATTCCTGCTCCTCCG gCTGTGCCCCGCTGCTGTTCCCCGGCTCGGACCCAGCGAGGAGGGGAGCGGATCAGAGCGGGCGTGGGGAGGTTCAGGGGGAGATCAATCCCTCAGCTCGGCTGAGCAGTAATCCTGGAGAGCGGCTGCAAGCTGCTCCCCTGGCCCGGGCTCCCTTTAATTCCCGCCAGCCGCAGGAATAA